The Mucilaginibacter terrenus genome has a segment encoding these proteins:
- a CDS encoding M1 family metallopeptidase: MKIISLALSVLLAAGSYTLHAQDTTSTKSKYDQHKVFNPLFYFGKGTEFRSASGAPGVKYWQNRADYKIDAKLDTAAHRITGSTIITYTNNSPDPLSFLWLQLDQNIYKEDSRGQATTVVGGGRFANTGFTKGYEIKSVTVIKNGKAETPVYRVTDTRMQIRLKDTLRSSGAKLQIKIEYAYTVPEYGTDRTGRLKTPQGWIYDIAQWYPRMEVYDDVSGWNTIPYMGSSEFYLEYGNFDYTITAPASLVIVGSGELINPNEVLTATELKRLAQARTSDKTVMIKDSADVVGGNAYLKKPTLTWHFVCKNSRDVAWAASKAFVWDAARINLSNGKKALAQSVYPISSGGKGAYGRSTEYVKAAIELYSGKWFEYTYPVATNVGGPVSGMEYPGIVFCSHESEGGGLWDVTNHEFGHNWFPMIVGSNERKYAWMDEGFNTFINKVDTKQFNSGEYYHPDEVQAGAPSMFSANADAIMNTPDVIQSSYLGYAAYEKPAAGLMILREQILGEERFDYAFKTYIKRWAFKHPTPWDFFRSMDNAAGEDLSWFWNEWFLNTWTLDQSVKSIAYTKNDPSQGSLITIENLGEMALPAIVYVKEENGKSSTVKLPAEIWQRGPEWTFAYKSTSKISYVTLDPEGVLPDVNPENNSLSGQEVAKGVTAQTVIQNYISAVGGEGRLKDVKDLTITGEATLQGVALKLTTKYKQPDKFNMNLIAPSYNNFVVSNIVINADSVRMVQFNRPSDVSKEAKGVRNRYRLFPELEYGKTGYTLTLAPNLQVVHDKLAYMVTITNPEGVRVKHWYDMKTGLKIKRVTDSAGSSPTEYDDYKGIPTGIKIPFSEKTSIGGAATAIKITDATVNSGISDADFK; this comes from the coding sequence ATGAAAATTATTTCACTGGCACTTTCTGTGCTCCTTGCGGCAGGCTCCTACACGCTTCATGCGCAGGATACTACATCAACCAAATCAAAGTACGATCAGCACAAAGTATTTAACCCCCTTTTTTATTTTGGAAAAGGCACAGAGTTCCGCTCTGCATCTGGTGCACCCGGCGTTAAATATTGGCAAAACCGCGCCGATTATAAAATTGACGCCAAATTGGATACGGCTGCGCACCGTATTACGGGCAGCACGATAATCACCTACACAAACAACAGTCCTGATCCATTGAGCTTTTTATGGCTGCAGTTGGATCAGAATATTTATAAAGAGGATTCCCGCGGGCAAGCAACAACTGTTGTTGGCGGCGGCCGCTTTGCAAATACTGGCTTTACTAAGGGTTACGAGATAAAATCGGTAACGGTCATAAAGAACGGCAAAGCCGAAACGCCTGTTTACCGCGTTACAGATACCCGTATGCAAATACGCCTGAAAGATACGCTGCGGTCATCAGGAGCTAAGCTTCAGATAAAGATAGAGTATGCTTATACCGTGCCTGAATACGGCACCGACCGCACCGGACGCTTAAAAACACCGCAGGGTTGGATATACGATATAGCGCAATGGTACCCCCGCATGGAAGTTTATGATGATGTGAGCGGATGGAACACCATACCTTACATGGGCTCATCTGAGTTTTACCTGGAGTATGGTAATTTCGACTATACCATTACAGCGCCGGCAAGCCTGGTTATTGTAGGCTCAGGTGAATTAATTAACCCTAACGAAGTGCTTACCGCAACAGAACTTAAGCGCCTTGCACAAGCGCGCACAAGTGATAAAACAGTCATGATAAAAGACTCGGCAGATGTGGTAGGTGGTAATGCTTACCTAAAAAAGCCTACACTTACCTGGCATTTTGTGTGTAAAAACTCACGTGATGTTGCCTGGGCAGCTTCAAAAGCCTTTGTATGGGACGCCGCACGCATTAATCTTTCAAATGGTAAAAAAGCTTTGGCGCAATCGGTATATCCTATATCAAGCGGTGGTAAAGGTGCTTATGGCCGTTCTACCGAATACGTAAAAGCTGCAATTGAGCTTTACTCGGGCAAATGGTTTGAATATACTTACCCGGTTGCCACCAATGTTGGCGGTCCGGTTAGTGGTATGGAGTACCCGGGAATTGTGTTCTGCAGCCATGAGAGTGAAGGAGGTGGATTATGGGACGTTACTAACCACGAATTTGGCCACAACTGGTTCCCGATGATAGTAGGCTCTAACGAACGTAAGTATGCCTGGATGGATGAGGGTTTTAATACCTTTATAAATAAGGTAGACACCAAACAATTTAACAGCGGAGAGTACTACCACCCGGATGAGGTACAAGCCGGGGCACCAAGCATGTTCAGCGCCAATGCAGACGCTATTATGAATACACCGGATGTTATCCAGTCATCCTACCTGGGCTACGCCGCGTATGAGAAGCCAGCTGCCGGTCTAATGATTTTACGGGAGCAGATATTGGGAGAAGAGCGGTTTGACTATGCATTTAAAACATACATCAAGCGCTGGGCGTTTAAACATCCAACACCTTGGGATTTTTTCCGTAGCATGGATAATGCGGCAGGAGAGGACCTGAGCTGGTTTTGGAACGAATGGTTCCTGAATACCTGGACGCTGGATCAGTCTGTAAAAAGCATTGCGTATACAAAGAATGATCCATCACAAGGCTCGCTTATCACTATTGAGAACCTGGGAGAAATGGCCTTACCTGCTATAGTCTACGTGAAGGAAGAAAACGGAAAAAGCAGTACCGTTAAGTTGCCAGCAGAAATATGGCAGCGCGGACCAGAATGGACCTTCGCTTATAAATCCACTTCGAAAATTTCTTATGTAACATTAGACCCGGAAGGTGTACTGCCCGATGTTAATCCGGAAAATAACTCATTAAGCGGTCAGGAAGTTGCCAAAGGCGTAACGGCACAAACTGTTATACAGAACTACATTAGCGCCGTAGGAGGAGAGGGAAGGCTTAAAGATGTAAAAGACCTGACCATAACCGGCGAAGCAACTCTACAGGGTGTGGCGTTGAAATTAACAACTAAATACAAGCAGCCTGATAAGTTCAATATGAATTTGATTGCGCCGTCTTACAACAACTTTGTGGTGTCGAATATTGTTATCAATGCCGACAGCGTACGTATGGTGCAGTTTAACCGCCCATCCGATGTATCAAAAGAGGCAAAAGGCGTCCGTAACAGGTATAGGTTATTTCCTGAGCTGGAGTATGGTAAAACCGGGTATACTTTGACACTGGCACCTAACTTACAGGTTGTGCATGATAAACTTGCTTACATGGTCACCATAACCAACCCTGAAGGTGTGCGTGTTAAGCACTGGTACGATATGAAAACAGGTTTAAAAATTAAGCGTGTAACAGATAGCGCCGGAAGTTCACCGACTGAATACGACGACTATAAAGGAATTCCAACAGGGATAAAAATTCCTTTTAGCGAAAAGACCAGCATAGGCGGCGCAGCTACTGCAATTAAGATAACTGACGCAACTGTAAATTCCGGGATTTCGGATGCGGATTTCAAGTAA
- a CDS encoding T9SS type B sorting domain-containing protein, with amino-acid sequence MKRIIFVLCLFYSGSLLAQKQGNIWYFGYGAGLNFNTSPPTALTDSKMSAFEGCSSIADAEGALLFYTDGITVYNRQDTMKNGNYLFGNPSSTQSGVIVPQPGSSSIYYVFTILQEGRSMYYSIVDMSKNSGLGEVIEKNKLLIEKSTEKITAVKHQNNQDIWVLTHEYQSNKFLCYLITKDGLQPSPVASSVGTYMADDYLGTIGYMKASPKGDKLAAAMDYSTNLVEIYDFDKVTGKITNPQTITGFQGFGPYGVEFSPNGQFLYIGEEGSNIYQVKMPASSGTIATKGVKIGTASRLGALQLASDGKIYVAEPGGQYLHSIEQPNLEGLNCNFKNSTIYLGGKSSSFGLPNFIQSYFAEVAFSSVGTCIGEVTNFKMNTSLENIQSMKWNFGDPSSPDNTSTTATPSHKYATVGTYPVTLEVLHDGETTKFTKDVVIAPLPQVDLGKDVTLFYGQTLQLDAGNPGSTYKWNNGTAQQTLLVTAPGTYSVDVTSSAGCSSSGSINIKYDQVIDVSLRTDTVICKDETITLDVKLPGATYLWSNGSTASSISLTQPGTYSVTITNAYQNRTKTLSIKVAEYQFAPVTVTSNTVLCEWGSTSITVKGAKAKEKYRWFDANKNFVEENSGTLFTGIIRRDTTLYAQLTNGKCESTLYPVTLTFDKPLATIYNKDTIVTLGDVVKLKGTGSKYFRWVPDTYLDNANIAAPTSTPDDDITYQLIVSNDNGCSDTSTVTILVKKQVVIPNTFTPNGDGINDVWNIKYVDRLLGNHLYIYNRNGSIIKDIKYYTGGWDGTNNSGKPLPAGVYYYVIQLDEKNKQSGYVTIIR; translated from the coding sequence GTGAAAAGAATCATCTTTGTACTGTGCCTCTTCTACAGCGGATCGCTACTTGCCCAAAAACAAGGGAACATCTGGTATTTTGGATACGGCGCAGGATTAAATTTCAATACATCTCCGCCTACCGCTTTAACAGACAGTAAGATGTCGGCCTTTGAGGGATGTTCAAGTATTGCTGATGCTGAGGGTGCTTTACTTTTTTATACCGACGGCATTACCGTATATAACAGGCAAGACACAATGAAAAATGGGAATTACTTGTTTGGCAATCCTTCGTCAACACAATCAGGAGTTATCGTCCCCCAACCTGGAAGCTCCAGCATCTATTATGTATTTACTATACTTCAGGAAGGACGATCAATGTATTACTCAATTGTTGATATGTCCAAAAATTCAGGCCTGGGCGAAGTTATTGAAAAAAACAAATTATTGATTGAGAAATCTACTGAGAAGATTACCGCTGTAAAGCACCAAAATAACCAGGATATATGGGTGTTAACACATGAATATCAATCTAATAAGTTCTTATGTTATCTTATAACCAAAGACGGGCTACAGCCGTCACCTGTGGCGTCTTCCGTAGGGACCTATATGGCAGATGATTATCTGGGAACGATAGGATACATGAAAGCGTCGCCAAAGGGTGATAAATTAGCAGCAGCTATGGATTATAGTACAAATCTTGTTGAGATTTACGATTTTGATAAAGTAACTGGAAAAATTACAAACCCGCAAACGATTACCGGTTTTCAGGGCTTTGGCCCATATGGTGTAGAGTTTTCTCCCAACGGACAATTTTTGTATATAGGTGAAGAAGGATCAAATATTTATCAGGTGAAAATGCCTGCATCTAGCGGCACAATAGCAACTAAGGGTGTAAAAATAGGGACCGCATCGAGATTAGGTGCTTTGCAACTTGCAAGTGACGGCAAAATATATGTGGCAGAACCCGGAGGTCAGTATCTTCATTCTATAGAGCAGCCGAATTTGGAGGGACTCAATTGTAATTTTAAAAATAGCACAATTTATTTGGGAGGAAAGAGCAGCTCGTTTGGTCTGCCAAATTTTATCCAAAGCTATTTTGCAGAGGTAGCATTTTCATCTGTAGGAACATGTATAGGCGAAGTAACTAATTTTAAGATGAATACCTCGTTGGAGAACATCCAAAGCATGAAATGGAATTTCGGTGATCCAAGCTCGCCGGATAATACATCAACTACAGCAACGCCAAGTCATAAATACGCCACTGTAGGTACTTATCCTGTAACGCTGGAAGTTTTACATGATGGGGAAACAACAAAGTTTACTAAAGATGTTGTAATAGCGCCTTTACCCCAAGTAGATCTGGGTAAGGATGTTACACTTTTCTACGGGCAAACACTACAGCTTGACGCAGGCAATCCCGGCAGTACTTACAAATGGAATAATGGCACAGCGCAACAAACACTATTAGTGACAGCACCTGGCACCTACAGTGTAGACGTTACAAGTTCTGCCGGTTGTAGTTCAAGCGGATCCATAAACATTAAATATGACCAGGTAATCGATGTATCGTTACGTACAGACACCGTGATATGCAAAGACGAAACTATAACGCTTGACGTAAAATTACCCGGCGCAACATACCTATGGTCTAACGGTAGTACGGCATCTTCCATTAGCCTGACCCAGCCGGGCACATATTCGGTAACTATTACCAACGCTTATCAAAATCGTACAAAAACGCTGTCAATCAAGGTTGCAGAATACCAATTTGCGCCTGTTACCGTAACCAGTAACACAGTTCTTTGCGAATGGGGCAGCACATCTATCACAGTAAAGGGAGCTAAAGCGAAAGAAAAATACAGGTGGTTTGATGCTAACAAGAATTTTGTTGAAGAAAACTCAGGTACGCTGTTTACCGGTATTATCCGTAGGGATACGACATTGTATGCTCAGCTTACCAACGGTAAATGCGAGAGTACGTTGTATCCAGTCACGTTAACTTTTGATAAACCACTTGCTACTATTTACAACAAAGATACCATTGTGACCTTAGGCGATGTGGTTAAACTTAAAGGTACAGGGTCAAAGTATTTCCGCTGGGTGCCAGACACCTATCTTGATAATGCAAACATAGCTGCACCAACCAGTACCCCTGATGATGATATAACTTACCAGCTAATTGTGTCTAATGACAACGGATGCTCTGATACATCCACTGTGACCATACTTGTTAAAAAGCAAGTGGTAATACCAAACACTTTTACCCCTAATGGTGATGGTATAAACGATGTGTGGAACATCAAATATGTAGACAGACTATTGGGTAATCACCTTTACATCTATAACCGAAACGGCTCTATTATAAAAGACATAAAATATTACACAGGCGGTTGGGACGGAACCAACAACAGCGGTAAGCCTCTTCCTGCAGGTGTTTACTATTATGTTATACAACTAGATGAAAAGAATAAACAATCTGGCTACGTCACAATCATCCGGTAG
- a CDS encoding glycosyltransferase family 2 protein — protein sequence MDISVVVPLYDEVESLPELTSWISRVMNDNNYTYEIILVDDGSRDGSWDMICRLKESNPFIYGIKFRRNYGKSAALNTGFEAARGEVIITMDADLQDSPDEIPGLYRRITEDKYDLVSGWKAKRYDPLSKTIPTKLFNAATRKMSGINNLHDFNCGLKAYRKTVVKNIEVYGEMHRYIPVLAKWAGFTKIGEQVVEHRARKYGKTKFGWSRFINGFLDLLSIFFVGKFGKRPMHFFGTMGTLSFFAGTVLALWIMGEKLYLIAKHEHYRDITDNPLFYLALVAIVLGSQLFLTGFVAELVSRNAPERNRYQIEETV from the coding sequence ATGGATATATCTGTAGTAGTACCGTTGTATGATGAAGTAGAATCGTTACCTGAGCTTACCTCGTGGATAAGCCGGGTAATGAACGATAACAATTATACATATGAGATAATTTTGGTGGATGATGGTAGCCGCGATGGCTCCTGGGACATGATTTGCCGTTTAAAAGAGAGCAATCCCTTCATCTATGGTATTAAGTTCAGGCGTAACTATGGTAAGTCTGCAGCCCTGAACACCGGGTTTGAAGCTGCGCGTGGAGAAGTCATCATAACTATGGATGCCGACCTGCAGGATAGTCCCGATGAGATACCCGGCTTGTACCGCCGGATTACGGAAGATAAGTACGACCTGGTTTCTGGTTGGAAGGCCAAACGATACGATCCGCTAAGTAAAACCATACCTACAAAACTTTTCAATGCCGCCACACGCAAGATGAGCGGTATAAATAACTTGCACGACTTCAATTGCGGACTTAAGGCTTACAGAAAAACTGTTGTCAAGAATATAGAAGTATATGGCGAAATGCACCGCTACATTCCGGTGTTAGCAAAGTGGGCCGGGTTTACAAAAATTGGCGAACAGGTTGTTGAACACCGCGCGCGTAAATACGGTAAGACCAAATTTGGCTGGAGCCGGTTCATTAACGGCTTTCTTGACTTGCTCTCAATTTTTTTCGTGGGCAAATTTGGCAAACGGCCAATGCATTTTTTTGGCACTATGGGTACACTGAGCTTTTTTGCAGGCACTGTATTGGCGTTATGGATAATGGGTGAAAAGCTATACCTGATAGCAAAACACGAACATTACCGCGATATTACAGACAATCCCTTATTTTATCTAGCCTTGGTTGCAATTGTTCTTGGTTCGCAGCTCTTCCTTACCGGCTTTGTTGCCGAACTGGTATCAAGAAACGCGCCCGAAAGGAACAGGTACCAAATCGAAGAAACGGTTTGA
- a CDS encoding glycosyltransferase, with product MFFSIIIPLYNRPQEIDELLATLVQQTYKHFEVLVIEDGSTNKADNIVSGYQDKLDIRYFEKANEGQGFTRNFGFERAKGDYFIIFDSDCLIPADYLQIVNDWLSTNWLDAYGGPDGAHESFTPIQKAISYSMTSPFTTGGIRGSKKAIGQFHPRSFNMGISRQVWEKAGGFIITRLGEDIEYSIRVHSLGFKIGLIPEAIVYHKRRTDFLKFYKQLHFFGRARINIYKFFPSELKAVHFFPALFTLGIIFTLVANLLRWQIAVLCNAVLISIILLIFFHAWWKNKSLKIAFLSVIAAFTQLTAYGLGFMQDYWKRVVLKRS from the coding sequence ATGTTTTTTTCGATAATAATACCTCTTTATAACCGACCGCAGGAGATTGATGAGCTGCTTGCAACACTTGTACAGCAAACGTACAAGCACTTCGAGGTATTGGTAATAGAGGATGGCTCTACTAACAAAGCTGATAATATTGTTAGCGGCTATCAAGACAAACTTGATATCCGGTATTTCGAAAAGGCAAACGAAGGACAAGGGTTCACCCGCAACTTTGGCTTCGAAAGGGCAAAAGGAGATTACTTTATCATCTTTGATTCAGATTGCCTGATACCTGCTGATTACCTGCAAATTGTAAATGACTGGTTAAGCACTAATTGGCTTGATGCGTACGGTGGGCCGGACGGAGCTCATGAATCTTTTACCCCTATTCAAAAAGCGATAAGTTACAGCATGACCTCTCCTTTTACTACCGGCGGTATACGTGGAAGTAAAAAGGCTATCGGGCAATTTCATCCGCGCAGCTTTAATATGGGTATATCCAGGCAGGTTTGGGAAAAAGCCGGCGGGTTCATAATTACCCGGCTCGGAGAAGATATTGAGTATAGCATCAGGGTGCATTCACTTGGGTTTAAAATTGGGCTTATACCTGAAGCTATTGTTTATCATAAGCGCCGTACAGATTTCTTAAAGTTTTACAAGCAATTGCATTTTTTTGGCAGAGCAAGGATAAACATTTATAAATTTTTCCCCTCGGAGCTAAAAGCCGTGCACTTTTTTCCGGCACTTTTTACGCTTGGAATTATATTCACGCTTGTAGCCAACCTTTTACGATGGCAAATAGCAGTGTTGTGTAATGCCGTGTTGATATCGATTATTTTGTTAATATTTTTTCATGCCTGGTGGAAAAACAAATCGCTTAAAATTGCATTTTTGAGCGTGATAGCTGCCTTCACACAACTGACTGCCTACGGGTTAGGATTTATGCAGGATTACTGGAAGCGTGTGGTGTTAAAAAGATCATAA
- a CDS encoding GH3 auxin-responsive promoter family protein produces the protein MGLKASLSKVFAWWVNRELNHIRQNGVSLQQKTFSDLIFAAKNTIFGKDHDFSSIESYEDFKKKVPVRDYEELRLYIDRVVQGEKDVMWPGKPAYLAKTSGTTSGVKYIPISKESMPEHIKAARNALLSYIHETGNAEFVGGKMIFLQGSPVLAEKAGIQTGRLSGIVAHHVPGYLQKNRLPSYNTNSIEDWEEKVDAIVQETQNEDMRLISGIPPWCQMYFDKLSAVNGGKKIKDIFPNFKLYVHGGVNFEPYRARMEETIGFGIDSIETYPASEGFIAFQDTRTEKGLLLMVDAGIFYEFIPSEEYYNEDPIRINLKDVELDKNYALILNTSAGLWGYSLGDTVKFVSKNPYRIVVTGRIKHYISAFGEHVIGEEVEQALMSVAAEEGVDVIEFTIAPQVTPASGELPFHEWFVEFGKEPNNLADFALKVDKALQKKNIYYTDLIEGNILRPLVVNSLKKDAFINYMRGQGKLGGQNKVPRLSNDRKIADELKQYVVNQTR, from the coding sequence ATGGGGTTAAAAGCATCATTGAGTAAAGTATTTGCCTGGTGGGTAAACCGTGAACTGAACCACATTCGCCAAAACGGGGTTTCTCTGCAGCAGAAAACATTTAGTGATCTCATTTTTGCGGCTAAGAATACAATCTTTGGGAAGGATCATGATTTCTCTTCAATCGAAAGCTACGAAGACTTCAAAAAGAAAGTTCCTGTACGTGATTACGAAGAGTTGAGGTTGTATATAGATCGTGTTGTTCAAGGTGAAAAGGATGTTATGTGGCCGGGCAAACCGGCTTACCTCGCAAAAACATCGGGAACTACCTCTGGTGTAAAATATATTCCTATCTCTAAGGAAAGCATGCCCGAACACATTAAGGCTGCACGTAACGCTTTACTAAGCTACATCCATGAAACAGGCAATGCAGAGTTTGTAGGTGGTAAGATGATATTTTTGCAAGGCAGTCCGGTACTTGCCGAGAAAGCAGGTATCCAAACTGGGAGGCTCTCAGGCATTGTAGCGCACCACGTTCCCGGGTATTTGCAAAAAAACAGGCTTCCCTCCTACAATACTAATTCCATAGAAGACTGGGAAGAAAAAGTGGACGCAATTGTGCAGGAGACCCAAAACGAAGACATGCGCCTGATCTCCGGAATACCGCCATGGTGCCAAATGTATTTTGACAAGCTATCTGCCGTAAACGGTGGTAAAAAGATAAAAGACATTTTCCCCAACTTTAAGCTCTACGTACATGGCGGTGTAAACTTTGAGCCATACCGCGCTCGTATGGAAGAAACTATTGGCTTTGGTATCGACAGTATAGAAACCTATCCTGCATCTGAAGGATTTATCGCGTTTCAGGATACCCGTACTGAAAAGGGCTTGCTGTTAATGGTTGATGCAGGTATTTTCTATGAATTTATTCCGAGCGAGGAGTATTACAATGAAGACCCTATCCGCATCAATTTGAAAGATGTTGAGCTGGATAAAAATTATGCGCTGATACTAAACACAAGCGCAGGGCTTTGGGGTTATAGTTTAGGAGACACCGTAAAGTTTGTTAGTAAGAACCCGTATCGCATAGTAGTGACCGGGCGCATAAAACATTACATTTCTGCTTTTGGAGAGCATGTAATAGGCGAAGAAGTTGAACAAGCTTTAATGAGCGTTGCCGCTGAAGAAGGTGTTGATGTTATTGAATTTACCATAGCGCCACAGGTAACACCCGCAAGTGGCGAGCTGCCTTTTCACGAATGGTTTGTAGAGTTTGGAAAAGAGCCTAATAACCTGGCAGACTTTGCTTTGAAGGTAGATAAGGCACTTCAGAAAAAAAATATTTACTACACGGACCTTATTGAGGGTAACATTTTAAGGCCTTTAGTAGTCAATAGTTTAAAAAAAGACGCTTTTATAAACTACATGCGTGGCCAAGGTAAACTTGGAGGCCAAAACAAGGTACCCAGGCTATCAAACGACAGGAAGATAGCGGACGAGTTAAAGCAGTATGTTGTAAACCAAACGAGATGA
- a CDS encoding 1-deoxy-D-xylulose-5-phosphate reductoisomerase, whose amino-acid sequence MKQIAVLGSSGSIGTQTLDVIRQNPALFNVFLLTVNVNAEALIEQALEFKPKYAVICDKSKYQQVRDALIHLPIKVMAGYDAIKDLVTHPEIDIVLTAMVGFSGLEPTINAIKAGKDIALANKETLVVAGELITALAQEHNVKILPVDSEHSAIFQCLAGEEQNSVEKIILTASGGPFRGKDREFLSTVTRENALKHPNWVMGAKITIDSASLMNKGLEVIEAKWLFNLRADQIDVIVHPQSIIHSMVQFGDGSIKAQMGLPDMKLPIQYALSYPQRIKSSFARFNFTSYPNLSFEQPDTATFRNLELAYKALERGGNMPCIINAANEVAVAAFLANKTGFLDMSDIIESCMQEISYLAEPTLDDYLNTDKETRIFAENLITKMPLKAIRS is encoded by the coding sequence ATTAAACAAATAGCCGTTCTTGGTTCGTCGGGCAGCATAGGTACACAAACGCTTGATGTTATTCGCCAAAATCCTGCGCTTTTCAACGTGTTTTTACTAACTGTGAATGTAAATGCTGAAGCGTTAATAGAGCAAGCACTTGAATTTAAGCCGAAGTATGCTGTTATATGCGATAAAAGTAAGTACCAGCAGGTACGTGATGCGCTTATACACCTCCCTATAAAGGTGATGGCTGGCTATGACGCTATTAAGGACTTGGTTACCCACCCCGAAATAGATATTGTACTTACGGCTATGGTGGGGTTTTCGGGGCTGGAGCCCACTATTAACGCCATAAAAGCCGGGAAGGACATAGCTCTTGCAAATAAAGAAACTCTTGTTGTTGCGGGAGAACTTATTACAGCTCTTGCTCAAGAACATAATGTAAAAATATTGCCGGTAGACAGCGAACACTCTGCCATATTCCAGTGCCTCGCCGGAGAAGAACAGAATTCTGTAGAAAAAATTATACTTACCGCATCTGGAGGGCCATTCAGGGGCAAAGATCGTGAGTTTCTTTCTACGGTAACACGAGAAAACGCGCTTAAACATCCTAATTGGGTGATGGGTGCCAAAATCACGATTGATTCTGCTTCGTTGATGAATAAAGGACTTGAGGTAATAGAAGCGAAATGGTTGTTCAATCTTCGGGCAGACCAAATAGATGTGATTGTACATCCGCAATCTATCATTCATTCTATGGTTCAGTTTGGAGATGGGTCCATAAAGGCGCAAATGGGCTTACCAGATATGAAGCTGCCTATACAGTACGCGCTCTCCTATCCGCAGAGAATCAAAAGCAGCTTCGCCCGTTTTAACTTTACATCTTACCCAAACCTAAGTTTTGAGCAGCCAGATACGGCAACTTTCAGAAACTTAGAGCTAGCTTACAAAGCACTGGAGCGCGGCGGCAATATGCCATGTATCATCAACGCGGCTAACGAGGTTGCAGTAGCTGCATTCCTGGCAAATAAGACCGGCTTTCTGGATATGAGCGATATAATTGAAAGCTGCATGCAGGAGATAAGCTACCTTGCCGAGCCTACCCTGGATGACTATTTGAATACCGATAAAGAAACACGCATATTTGCGGAAAATTTAATTACCAAAATGCCGTTAAAGGCTATACGATCTTAG